From the Cohaesibacter sp. ES.047 genome, one window contains:
- a CDS encoding 2,3-bisphosphoglycerate-dependent phosphoglycerate mutase, with amino-acid sequence MERTLVLVRHGQSDWNLKNLFTGWKDPDLTEQGTSEAIAAGKKLNELGMKFDVAFTSDLQRAQKTCQHILDGVGQSDLETIRDLALNERDYGDLAGLNKDDARKKWGEEQVHIWRRSYDVPPPGGESLKDTAARTLPYFITDILPQVMAGKSVLCAAHGNSLRSIVMVLDRLTKKEILDVNLGTGIPIVYKFNEDTSIASKEIISL; translated from the coding sequence ATGGAACGGACACTAGTGCTGGTGCGTCATGGCCAGAGCGATTGGAACCTGAAAAACCTTTTCACCGGCTGGAAAGACCCTGACCTTACCGAACAGGGCACCTCTGAAGCCATTGCCGCAGGCAAAAAGCTCAACGAGCTGGGCATGAAATTCGACGTGGCTTTCACGTCCGATCTGCAGCGTGCGCAGAAAACTTGTCAGCATATCCTTGATGGCGTTGGTCAGTCCGACCTTGAAACCATCCGCGATCTGGCGCTCAACGAGCGTGATTATGGCGATCTGGCTGGCCTCAACAAGGACGACGCCCGCAAAAAGTGGGGCGAAGAGCAGGTTCACATCTGGCGCCGGTCCTACGACGTGCCTCCTCCGGGCGGCGAAAGCCTCAAAGACACCGCAGCCCGCACCTTGCCTTACTTCATCACCGATATCCTGCCGCAGGTGATGGCTGGCAAAAGCGTTCTGTGCGCTGCGCACGGAAACTCCCTGCGCTCCATCGTGATGGTGCTTGATCGTCTGACCAAGAAAGAAATCCTTGATGTCAATCTGGGTACCGGCATTCCGATAGTCTACAAATTCAACGAAGACACCTCGATTGCTTCCAAGGAAATCATTTCCCTGTAA
- a CDS encoding glycosyltransferase family 2 protein has protein sequence MRSVVDWVDEVIVVDSGSTDRTCEIAAAAGANVSHNDWPGYGEQKRHAEDLCRNDWLLNIDADEEITHTLRDEIVALFDPLPDTDICKFEILDIFPHEAHAKSWGYGYWQYRLYDRHKGRFSDSSVHDTVRPLPDARIQTLKGKVNHRSMRSLSISVEKMNRISSMQRDDMLKRGRKISLWRVLTEFPLAFLKGYFLRRQFIYGFWGIVLAYNYAFSRFLRVAKMYEAELIEKNNSE, from the coding sequence ATCCGCAGCGTCGTTGACTGGGTGGACGAGGTGATCGTGGTCGATTCAGGCTCGACGGACAGAACCTGCGAGATTGCTGCGGCTGCGGGTGCCAACGTCTCGCACAACGACTGGCCGGGCTATGGCGAGCAGAAGCGCCATGCGGAGGATCTTTGCCGGAACGACTGGCTTTTGAACATCGATGCAGACGAAGAGATCACCCACACCCTGCGTGATGAAATCGTCGCTCTTTTTGATCCTTTGCCCGACACCGATATTTGCAAATTCGAAATCCTCGACATTTTCCCGCATGAGGCCCACGCCAAGAGCTGGGGTTATGGTTATTGGCAATACCGGCTTTATGACCGCCACAAAGGCCGCTTTTCCGATTCAAGCGTGCATGACACGGTGCGTCCTCTGCCGGATGCACGCATTCAAACCCTCAAGGGCAAGGTCAATCATCGCTCGATGCGTTCGCTGAGCATTTCGGTTGAGAAAATGAACCGCATTTCTAGCATGCAAAGAGATGACATGTTGAAAAGGGGACGAAAAATCTCTCTCTGGCGCGTGCTTACGGAATTTCCTCTGGCGTTTCTGAAAGGGTACTTTCTGCGCAGGCAGTTTATTTATGGCTTTTGGGGAATTGTGCTGGCTTACAATTATGCTTTTTCGCGCTTTCTGAGGGTTGCAAAAATGTATGAGGCCGAATTAATTGAGAAAAACAATTCCGAATGA
- a CDS encoding glycosyltransferase family 25 protein has protein sequence MAGSSSESTAMRIFLINLDRDADRLDYMNGELAKRGFSAERIPAVYGLDMPQRLKPFFLDEQAEIDSAMNRGEVGCYASHLEIMHRIVEDGIDEPVCVMEDDLEFHDGFAAMAENHTKLPGDWEIVRLSNPPKAAVKPIAFLSDGLQVVKYWRVPNNTGCYLINRSGAEKFLSYRTLRKRPVDEDLRRPWEHGLKTYGLLPAPVTSNIFDSTLTAIGGDRSLPGRKRFKDAGGSPFSAWTYRISEFGLTTSLIAPIKTMLGRRRKGQVPFLK, from the coding sequence GTGGCTGGATCCTCGTCTGAAAGCACAGCCATGCGGATCTTTCTGATCAACCTCGATCGTGATGCCGATCGTCTGGATTACATGAACGGAGAGCTTGCAAAACGGGGCTTTTCTGCCGAACGGATCCCTGCTGTCTACGGTTTGGATATGCCTCAGCGATTGAAGCCGTTCTTTCTGGATGAGCAAGCAGAGATCGACAGCGCCATGAACCGCGGTGAGGTTGGCTGCTACGCCAGCCATCTTGAGATCATGCATCGCATTGTCGAGGACGGCATCGATGAACCGGTTTGCGTCATGGAGGATGATCTCGAATTTCATGACGGATTTGCCGCGATGGCGGAAAACCACACCAAACTGCCCGGTGATTGGGAAATCGTGCGTTTGTCCAATCCGCCAAAGGCTGCGGTGAAGCCCATCGCGTTCCTTTCCGATGGCCTTCAGGTCGTGAAATACTGGCGCGTGCCCAACAACACCGGCTGCTATCTGATCAATCGGTCCGGAGCGGAGAAGTTCCTTAGCTACCGAACCTTGCGCAAACGACCGGTCGATGAGGATCTGCGCCGCCCGTGGGAGCATGGCCTCAAGACCTACGGTCTTCTGCCAGCGCCGGTGACCTCGAACATCTTTGATTCCACGCTGACCGCCATCGGTGGTGACCGGTCCTTACCCGGGCGCAAGCGTTTCAAGGATGCGGGAGGCTCGCCCTTTTCGGCCTGGACCTATCGGATTTCAGAATTTGGGCTCACAACGAGCCTGATAGCACCGATCAAGACCATGCTTGGCCGCAGGCGCAAAGGTCAGGTGCCTTTTCTCAAATAG
- a CDS encoding DUF3592 domain-containing protein, protein MRYQPAYIYPGSQKVNRNPVEISTSWQFPSLKFDVSQHSFVRLARFLMVVFGMLLLIVGMAHYFTAYTAKSWDQVSATVTRAEVVRTKKDSGAPVFSARIEYSYVKDGKTFTGTRVSLRPIRSLSPGEVKRSLAGYAVGRTILAHVNQDRPHKAYLKTHPERYLYGLILPGLLLLALSLAIGQAIYMHTLRQRRKAWRFGDFKAPQSGVS, encoded by the coding sequence ATGCGATATCAGCCAGCCTATATTTATCCGGGCTCTCAGAAGGTGAACCGAAATCCGGTTGAAATTTCCACCTCCTGGCAATTCCCGAGCCTCAAGTTCGACGTGAGTCAGCACAGTTTCGTGCGTCTTGCGCGCTTTCTGATGGTGGTTTTCGGCATGCTGCTTCTGATCGTCGGCATGGCGCACTATTTTACAGCCTACACCGCTAAGAGCTGGGATCAGGTCTCTGCGACCGTGACCCGTGCAGAGGTGGTCCGCACCAAAAAGGACTCTGGTGCTCCGGTCTTTTCCGCCCGGATCGAATACAGCTATGTCAAGGATGGAAAGACATTCACCGGAACGCGCGTGTCGCTTCGTCCGATCCGCTCTTTGTCACCCGGTGAAGTCAAGCGCTCGTTGGCTGGCTATGCGGTTGGACGCACGATTCTCGCACACGTCAATCAGGATCGGCCACACAAGGCCTACCTCAAGACGCATCCTGAGCGCTATCTCTACGGACTCATCCTGCCGGGATTGTTGCTTTTGGCTCTGAGTTTGGCGATCGGGCAAGCGATCTACATGCACACGCTGCGACAGCGGCGAAAAGCATGGCGCTTCGGCGATTTCAAGGCACCCCAATCCGGCGTCTCGTGA
- a CDS encoding class I SAM-dependent methyltransferase has protein sequence MLKQLRNHPVIDRLPDEIRFLRQWFENPLKVGAVAPSSPALARKMASYINVDDTGPVVELGPGTGVVTQAVLDHGVDPSRILAVEYSDEFVDILKDRFAGATVIQGDAYDFEAIRQAHIHQPLSAVVSSLPLFNQPKPMRRRLIELCLDALSPGAPFIQFSYALVPPVPQGDGAFCIESSNWIIGNLPPARVWVYRRPAA, from the coding sequence ATGCTCAAACAACTACGCAACCACCCTGTCATCGACCGTTTGCCAGATGAAATCCGCTTTTTGCGCCAATGGTTCGAGAATCCGCTCAAAGTCGGGGCCGTTGCACCGTCCAGCCCAGCGCTCGCCCGCAAGATGGCGTCCTACATCAATGTCGACGATACCGGCCCGGTCGTGGAACTGGGGCCGGGAACAGGCGTTGTAACACAGGCCGTGCTTGATCACGGTGTCGATCCGTCCCGCATCCTGGCTGTCGAATATTCTGACGAGTTCGTCGATATTCTTAAAGATCGCTTCGCCGGTGCGACGGTCATTCAGGGCGACGCCTATGATTTCGAAGCGATCCGGCAGGCCCACATTCACCAGCCTCTGTCTGCTGTCGTGTCCAGTCTGCCGCTCTTCAATCAACCCAAGCCGATGCGTAGACGCCTGATCGAACTGTGCCTTGATGCCCTGTCCCCGGGCGCTCCCTTCATACAGTTCTCATACGCTCTGGTGCCGCCCGTCCCGCAAGGGGATGGCGCGTTCTGCATTGAGAGCAGCAACTGGATTATTGGCAACCTGCCGCCAGCGCGTGTTTGGGTCTACAGACGGCCTGCCGCGTGA
- the pyrF gene encoding orotidine-5'-phosphate decarboxylase — MTSNLSIPAKDRLIVPLDVSSVEDAREIVMDLGDSVSFYKIGYQLAYAGGFELAKELIEAENNVFMDLKLLDIDNTIEKGVESIRALDAKFLTIHAYPSAMRAAVAGRGKSDLKLLGVTVLTSMDDEDLKEAGYSSKAEDLVAKRATAARQAGMDGIVCAAQEAAAMRKIVGPDMAIVTPGIRQEGTSADDQKRVMTPGRAISEGSDYLVVGRPILGARKRSMTALSIIDEIEAALASRS; from the coding sequence ATGACGTCGAACCTTTCCATCCCAGCCAAAGACCGTCTCATTGTTCCCCTTGATGTATCTTCCGTGGAAGATGCTCGCGAGATCGTCATGGATCTGGGAGACAGTGTCTCGTTCTACAAGATTGGCTACCAGCTCGCCTATGCGGGCGGATTCGAGTTGGCCAAGGAGCTGATTGAAGCCGAGAACAATGTCTTTATGGATCTGAAGCTGCTCGACATCGACAACACGATCGAAAAGGGCGTTGAATCCATTCGCGCCCTGGATGCTAAGTTCCTGACGATCCATGCCTATCCGAGTGCGATGCGCGCTGCTGTCGCCGGGCGGGGTAAAAGCGACCTCAAACTGCTGGGTGTCACGGTGCTGACGTCGATGGATGACGAGGACCTCAAGGAAGCAGGTTACAGTTCCAAAGCCGAAGACCTCGTGGCCAAGCGTGCCACGGCTGCGCGGCAAGCCGGTATGGATGGGATCGTGTGTGCCGCTCAGGAAGCGGCTGCCATGCGTAAGATTGTCGGTCCCGACATGGCCATTGTAACCCCGGGCATCCGTCAGGAAGGCACCAGTGCAGACGATCAGAAACGCGTCATGACACCGGGCCGTGCGATCTCGGAAGGATCGGATTATCTGGTGGTCGGTCGTCCGATTTTGGGGGCCCGCAAACGGTCCATGACTGCCTTGTCGATCATTGACGAAATCGAGGCGGCTCTTGCCTCACGCAGCTAA
- the nth gene encoding endonuclease III produces the protein MSDEKKPAAKKKATAKTTRKKPVRRRKWSKMSKEEIETLFARFQQQRPNPRGELDYTNAFTLLVAVVLSAQATDVGVNKATGPLFAIADTPEKMVALGEDTIRDYIKTIGLYRNKAKNVFLLSQKLIEAHGGEVPDDRDALVALPGVGRKTANVVLNIFFGQPTIAVDTHIFRLANRLELAPGKTVEEVEMALEHVIPAPYIRHSHHWLILHGRYVCKARKPDCKQCIVADLCRFKDRTYSVPAPIVVLDPYENKLAKPDMTGEVSG, from the coding sequence GTGAGCGACGAGAAAAAACCTGCTGCAAAGAAGAAAGCCACTGCCAAGACGACCCGGAAAAAACCGGTTCGGCGGCGCAAGTGGAGCAAGATGTCCAAGGAGGAGATCGAGACCCTGTTTGCCCGTTTTCAGCAGCAGCGCCCCAATCCGCGCGGCGAACTTGATTACACAAACGCCTTCACCTTGCTTGTCGCTGTGGTTCTGTCGGCGCAGGCCACCGACGTCGGCGTCAACAAGGCAACCGGGCCGCTGTTTGCCATCGCTGATACGCCCGAAAAGATGGTCGCACTCGGGGAAGACACCATCCGGGACTATATCAAGACCATCGGGCTTTATCGCAACAAGGCCAAGAATGTCTTTCTTCTCAGCCAGAAGCTGATCGAAGCGCATGGCGGTGAGGTGCCGGATGATCGTGATGCGCTGGTGGCCTTGCCCGGCGTTGGTCGCAAGACGGCCAATGTGGTGCTCAATATCTTTTTCGGTCAGCCGACGATCGCGGTGGACACGCACATTTTCCGGCTCGCCAATCGGCTCGAACTGGCCCCGGGCAAGACGGTGGAGGAGGTGGAGATGGCCCTCGAACATGTCATCCCCGCGCCCTATATCCGCCATTCGCACCACTGGCTGATCCTTCACGGGCGCTATGTCTGCAAGGCCCGAAAGCCCGACTGCAAACAGTGCATCGTGGCCGATCTCTGCCGTTTCAAGGACAGGACCTATTCGGTTCCAGCGCCTATTGTGGTGCTCGATCCTTACGAGAACAAGCTTGCAAAGCCCGATATGACTGGTGAAGTTTCGGGCTGA
- a CDS encoding IS630 family transposase (programmed frameshift), translating into MSAALILSDAFDADSLRRLAKGCRNAKQSRRLLAIAAVYDGMNRADAAKVGGMDRQTLRDWVLRFNEQGTDGLVDIKATGAPMRLSPEQLEEFVAIVETGPDPEKDGVSVWRSQDLVRVIQERFGVSYKERGVRDLLRRMGYVRISGRPQHPEQKPEVIDAFKKTSPQPLAAHVGHLPKNKPIEIWWQDEARLGQKNGLARLWAKKGTRPRLPADQRYKNAYLFGAICPARGVGAGLMMPFANTQAMQMHLEEVSRTVARGAHAVVLMDRAGWHTTSRLNVPKNITILLLPSKSPELNPVENIWQYLRGTFLSNRVFEDYAAILDAGCQAWKSLSANPTIIHSIGMRKWAQEGQN; encoded by the exons ATGTCTGCCGCTTTGATTCTTAGCGATGCTTTTGACGCCGATAGTTTGCGCCGTCTTGCCAAAGGATGCCGCAATGCCAAACAGAGCCGCCGCCTACTGGCCATTGCGGCTGTCTATGACGGCATGAACCGTGCTGATGCCGCCAAAGTCGGCGGTATGGACCGCCAGACTTTGCGAGATTGGGTTCTTCGCTTCAATGAGCAAGGCACCGATGGTCTTGTCGACATCAAAGCAACCGGCGCTCCCATGCGCTTGAGCCCAGAACAGCTCGAAGAGTTTGTTGCTATCGTTGAAACCGGTCCTGATCCTGAGAAGGACGGCGTCTCTGTCTGGCGTAGCCAGGATCTGGTGCGTGTGATCCAAGAGCGGTTTGGGGTCTCCTACAAGGAACGTGGAGTACGGGATCTTTTGCGCCGCATGGGGTATGTGCGCATATCTGGTCGACCTCAACATCCAGAACAAAAGCCTGAAGTCATTGATGCTTTCAAAAAAACTTCTCCGCAAC CGTTGGCAGCGCATGTAGGCCATTTGCCAAAGAACAAGCCCATCGAGATTTGGTGGCAAGATGAGGCTAGGCTTGGTCAGAAGAATGGACTGGCCCGACTATGGGCAAAAAAGGGAACCAGACCACGTCTGCCAGCCGATCAGCGATATAAAAATGCCTATCTGTTCGGTGCAATATGTCCAGCGCGTGGCGTTGGCGCGGGATTGATGATGCCTTTTGCAAATACACAGGCCATGCAAATGCACCTCGAAGAAGTCTCAAGGACAGTGGCGCGCGGCGCTCATGCCGTGGTGCTGATGGATCGTGCCGGATGGCATACGACAAGCAGACTCAACGTGCCCAAGAATATCACCATCCTCCTGTTGCCTTCCAAATCACCGGAACTGAACCCAGTTGAGAATATTTGGCAGTATCTGCGCGGTACCTTCCTGTCCAATCGGGTCTTCGAAGACTATGCCGCCATTCTTGATGCTGGTTGCCAAGCATGGAAGAGCCTCTCCGCCAACCCAACCATCATCCATTCAATAGGTATGAGAAAATGGGCTCAAGAAGGTCAGAATTAA
- the dapB gene encoding 4-hydroxy-tetrahydrodipicolinate reductase, giving the protein MADMRLVVIGAQGRMGRALVSAISEQSGVTVAAAVEKEGADSIGVDAGTLAGLTPLGVAVTSDLDAALDAADGLIDFTAPEASLGFAEKTAAKGKVHIIGTTGFSPEQEEKLKEIAASGSTMVRSGNMSLGVNLLGKLVQQAAKALDADFDIEVLEMHHKHKVDAPSGTAVLLGQAAADGREIDLHDNAVMSREGITGARERGTIGFATLRGGSVIGEHSVILAGEGERIELTHRAQDRSIFARGAVKAALWAKDKSVGYYTMMDVLGLS; this is encoded by the coding sequence ATGGCTGACATGCGATTGGTTGTGATTGGTGCTCAAGGGCGAATGGGCCGTGCGCTTGTTTCCGCCATTTCCGAACAATCAGGCGTGACAGTGGCCGCTGCCGTTGAAAAGGAAGGCGCTGACAGCATCGGTGTTGATGCCGGCACTCTTGCGGGTCTGACACCTCTTGGTGTTGCCGTGACGAGCGATTTGGATGCCGCGCTTGATGCCGCTGATGGTCTCATTGATTTCACCGCGCCTGAAGCAAGCCTTGGCTTTGCCGAGAAGACTGCCGCCAAAGGCAAGGTGCACATCATCGGCACCACCGGATTCTCGCCCGAGCAGGAAGAAAAACTCAAGGAAATCGCAGCCAGCGGTTCGACCATGGTCCGGTCGGGCAACATGAGCCTCGGGGTCAATCTCCTTGGCAAGCTGGTGCAGCAGGCCGCCAAGGCCCTTGATGCGGATTTTGATATCGAAGTCCTTGAAATGCATCACAAACACAAAGTCGACGCGCCATCGGGCACCGCCGTGCTTCTCGGGCAGGCGGCGGCTGACGGGCGCGAAATCGATTTGCACGACAATGCGGTGATGTCCCGTGAGGGGATCACCGGCGCTCGGGAGCGCGGAACCATCGGCTTTGCCACCTTGCGTGGCGGCTCGGTCATTGGCGAGCACAGCGTTATTCTGGCGGGGGAAGGGGAGCGTATCGAGCTCACCCACAGGGCTCAGGATCGCTCAATTTTTGCCCGTGGAGCCGTAAAAGCCGCTCTTTGGGCAAAAGACAAATCCGTTGGCTACTACACCATGATGGACGTTCTGGGATTAAGCTAA
- a CDS encoding FkbM family methyltransferase, translating into MASTLENIVKIFKRSILRDPFLLAHKAWRQAEGDKTLRLDYDLDHNSIVFDVGGYIGDFAQSIHAKYGCTVYLFEPSKHNFERCVQRFAGNDKIIPLNYGLSDQTGEFWLSDDGDGASVFRDTRSTGELVEMRAIGPEINRLGIKNIDLVKLNIEGGEFPLLQYLLVSDLIRRIRFLQIQFHDFFPEASVLRDSIRSELARTHTEQWCFTFLWESWERKL; encoded by the coding sequence ATGGCATCAACTCTAGAGAATATAGTCAAAATTTTTAAGCGGTCCATCCTAAGAGATCCATTTCTGCTTGCCCATAAAGCATGGCGTCAAGCCGAAGGGGACAAAACCCTACGGCTGGATTACGATCTCGACCACAACAGCATAGTTTTTGATGTCGGCGGGTATATTGGCGATTTTGCACAGAGCATCCACGCAAAATATGGCTGCACTGTCTATCTGTTTGAACCATCAAAACACAATTTTGAACGCTGTGTTCAACGATTTGCGGGTAATGACAAAATCATTCCGCTGAATTATGGGCTTTCAGATCAAACCGGTGAGTTTTGGCTAAGCGATGATGGAGACGGAGCCAGCGTTTTTCGTGACACACGCTCAACGGGTGAACTTGTCGAGATGCGCGCTATCGGACCTGAGATCAATAGACTTGGGATTAAGAACATCGATCTGGTGAAGCTGAATATTGAAGGCGGCGAATTTCCTCTTTTACAGTACCTGTTGGTTTCAGATCTGATCCGCCGCATTCGCTTTCTGCAAATTCAATTCCATGACTTTTTCCCCGAAGCCTCTGTGCTTAGAGATAGCATCCGTAGCGAGCTGGCTCGAACCCACACAGAGCAATGGTGCTTTACATTCCTTTGGGAAAGTTGGGAGCGAAAGCTGTAA
- a CDS encoding bifunctional helix-turn-helix domain-containing protein/methylated-DNA--[protein]-cysteine S-methyltransferase, producing MRADGEEAALRDYDAIRRSIEYLTDHWRDQPTLDRLADHIGLSPHHLQRLFTRWTGGLSPKGFIQAVTLDHAKHLLDQSASVMDAAFEVGLSGPSRLHDLFVTHEAVTPGVYKAKGEGLTITYGFHASPFGNALIMITPHGLAGLAFADPGKEAEAFEDMSSRWPRAHYHPDTAATKAYAQRIFNPDSWQAEQPLRVTLIGTDFEIRVWETLLKIPFANMTTYGDIADHIGKPKAARAVGTAVGKNPISFVVPCHRVVGKSGSICGYHWGLTRKRAILGWERGHAGPATS from the coding sequence ATGCGCGCGGACGGTGAAGAGGCGGCACTGAGAGACTATGATGCCATCCGTCGCTCTATCGAATATCTGACCGATCATTGGCGCGACCAGCCCACTCTTGATCGTCTTGCCGATCACATCGGACTGTCGCCGCACCACCTACAGCGCCTCTTCACGCGCTGGACGGGAGGCTTGTCTCCCAAGGGTTTCATTCAGGCGGTGACCCTCGATCATGCCAAGCACTTGCTGGATCAATCCGCCTCCGTAATGGATGCGGCTTTCGAGGTTGGCCTGTCGGGACCGTCGCGGCTGCATGACTTGTTTGTCACCCACGAAGCCGTCACGCCGGGCGTCTACAAGGCCAAGGGCGAAGGCCTCACCATCACTTACGGGTTTCATGCCAGCCCTTTTGGCAACGCGCTCATAATGATAACCCCGCACGGCCTTGCCGGCTTGGCCTTTGCCGATCCGGGCAAGGAAGCAGAAGCCTTTGAAGACATGTCCAGCCGCTGGCCCAGAGCGCACTATCATCCCGACACCGCTGCGACAAAAGCCTATGCACAGCGTATCTTCAACCCTGATAGCTGGCAGGCCGAGCAACCCTTGCGGGTTACACTCATCGGGACGGACTTCGAGATACGCGTTTGGGAGACCTTGCTCAAGATCCCCTTTGCCAACATGACGACCTACGGCGATATCGCCGATCATATCGGCAAGCCCAAGGCTGCTCGCGCCGTCGGCACGGCTGTCGGCAAGAACCCCATTTCCTTTGTCGTGCCCTGCCATAGGGTGGTGGGCAAAAGCGGCTCGATCTGCGGCTATCACTGGGGACTGACGCGCAAACGCGCCATTCTCGGCTGGGAACGCGGCCATGCCGGTCCGGCGACCAGCTGA
- a CDS encoding alpha-1,2-fucosyltransferase, protein MNSTKVKQETVADYLCIRIFGGLGNQMFQYAAAFAQAQRTGSKLLVHAVGSDRLEHANFGLSAFPISADVWEQEETETASLLGKLTGKARQQDRKKKHGGNWPGPRFQHESLTVTDEIHAIKKGTYLAGYFQSEDYFACESDAIRREFSLASLDEALDPGSKARAEQTGSVSVHIRRGDYLYDPKVLKIHGIMEDDYYERARLLMQKAVPDCHFCIFSDDQDAADQLTRDWPNRTLMPEADRMHDLALMTKCSHHIIANSSFSWWGAWLNPNADKLVIAPRRWYTRDHMLTTYIDDICPRGWILV, encoded by the coding sequence ATGAACAGCACGAAGGTGAAGCAAGAGACCGTTGCGGACTATCTGTGCATCCGCATCTTCGGTGGCCTAGGCAATCAAATGTTTCAATATGCCGCCGCCTTTGCTCAGGCGCAACGCACCGGCTCGAAGCTATTGGTGCATGCTGTTGGCTCTGATCGGCTCGAACATGCCAATTTTGGGCTGTCCGCCTTCCCCATCAGTGCCGATGTATGGGAACAGGAAGAGACCGAAACCGCCTCCCTGCTGGGCAAGTTGACCGGCAAGGCTCGACAGCAGGACCGCAAGAAAAAGCACGGCGGAAACTGGCCGGGGCCACGCTTCCAGCACGAGAGCCTTACGGTCACGGATGAGATCCATGCCATCAAAAAGGGCACCTATCTTGCGGGTTATTTCCAGTCCGAGGACTATTTCGCCTGCGAATCGGATGCCATCCGCCGGGAGTTCAGCCTTGCGTCGCTTGATGAAGCCCTTGATCCGGGGAGCAAGGCCCGGGCGGAGCAAACCGGCTCGGTTTCGGTTCACATTCGCCGGGGAGACTATCTCTACGACCCCAAGGTTCTGAAAATCCACGGCATCATGGAAGATGACTATTACGAGCGCGCGCGCCTTCTGATGCAAAAGGCAGTGCCCGATTGTCATTTCTGCATTTTCTCCGATGACCAGGACGCAGCAGATCAGTTGACCCGTGACTGGCCCAATCGGACTTTGATGCCTGAGGCGGACCGGATGCACGATCTTGCGCTCATGACCAAATGCAGTCACCACATCATCGCCAATTCATCCTTCAGCTGGTGGGGCGCGTGGCTCAATCCAAATGCGGACAAGCTTGTGATCGCACCGCGCCGCTGGTACACCCGCGACCATATGCTGACCACCTACATTGACGACATCTGCCCGCGTGGCTGGATCCTCGTCTGA
- a CDS encoding DUF2244 domain-containing protein, which translates to MLQQDALATCLEREPYFNAHLHPYRSLGRTGFYWLMALVFLALFFVSIPFFLIGAWPILGFAGLDILILYWAFRRNYRDARAQEQVLITPETVEIIHQSAAGERHAVSYNPYWVRLETKHEEDKGMTELALTSHGRRTVIGAFLHACERESLADALSGALDQARNFARTEEAQVSGG; encoded by the coding sequence ATGCTGCAGCAGGATGCTCTGGCCACGTGTCTGGAGCGAGAACCCTATTTCAATGCCCACCTGCACCCCTATCGATCCTTGGGGCGCACGGGCTTTTACTGGCTCATGGCGCTGGTATTCCTTGCCCTGTTTTTCGTCTCTATTCCTTTTTTCCTGATCGGTGCCTGGCCAATCCTTGGCTTTGCCGGGCTTGATATCCTGATCCTCTATTGGGCCTTTCGCCGCAATTACCGCGATGCGCGGGCACAAGAGCAGGTGTTGATTACGCCTGAGACGGTAGAAATCATCCACCAGTCCGCAGCAGGTGAGCGACACGCAGTTTCTTATAATCCCTACTGGGTGCGGCTTGAGACCAAACATGAAGAGGATAAGGGCATGACAGAACTGGCCCTCACCTCCCATGGGCGCCGCACCGTCATTGGCGCTTTTCTGCATGCGTGCGAGCGGGAAAGCCTTGCAGACGCACTATCCGGCGCGCTTGATCAGGCGCGCAATTTTGCCCGAACGGAGGAAGCGCAAGTTTCGGGTGGCTGA
- a CDS encoding NADPH-dependent FMN reductase: MQIPRLLCLAGSVRSGSCNQALAGAMAKHLSLSEMDVTFLSLTDYPLPLFNADDEAEKGLPENAVRLARLFARQDGIFLASPEHNGSVTPLLKNTLDWISRVPPESRHAFRSPVFAIGAASPGALGGTRSLAHLRDILVALGAFCIPQQISIASASTAFDDKGDLTGDREARFLADCASSLMKTAKKFKPLESA; this comes from the coding sequence ATGCAGATTCCTCGTCTCCTCTGTCTGGCTGGTTCCGTGCGGTCTGGTAGCTGCAATCAGGCCCTTGCCGGAGCAATGGCCAAACATCTTAGTCTCTCCGAGATGGATGTAACCTTCCTGTCGCTCACGGACTATCCACTGCCCCTGTTCAATGCCGACGACGAGGCCGAAAAGGGCCTGCCGGAAAATGCCGTTCGCCTTGCCAGGTTGTTTGCCCGACAGGACGGCATATTCCTCGCATCTCCCGAGCATAACGGTTCCGTCACTCCCTTGCTGAAGAACACACTCGACTGGATCTCCCGCGTGCCGCCCGAATCGCGCCATGCATTCCGCTCTCCGGTGTTTGCCATTGGTGCTGCCTCTCCCGGAGCTCTGGGCGGGACGCGGTCGCTGGCCCATTTGCGCGACATACTGGTCGCTTTGGGCGCCTTTTGCATTCCACAACAGATATCCATCGCCTCCGCCAGCACTGCCTTTGATGACAAGGGGGATCTGACCGGGGACCGAGAGGCGCGTTTTCTTGCCGATTGTGCCTCCAGCCTGATGAAAACCGCCAAAAAGTTCAAACCGCTTGAATCCGCATAA